In Mycoavidus cysteinexigens, a genomic segment contains:
- a CDS encoding glutathione S-transferase N-terminal domain-containing protein produces MMILYSGATCPFSQRCRVVLFEKGMDFEIRDVDLFNKPEDIAVMNPYGQVPILVERDLILYESNIINEYIDERFPHPQLMPSDPAQRARARLFLFNFEKELFVHVITLETAKGRSTEKIHEKARHAIRDRLTQLAPIFVKNKYMLGEEFSMLDVAIAPLLWRLDYFGIELSKNTAPLMKYAERIFSRPAFIEALTPSEKVMRR; encoded by the coding sequence ATGATGATTTTATATTCCGGCGCGACGTGTCCGTTTTCCCAGCGTTGCCGGGTGGTTTTATTTGAAAAAGGAATGGATTTTGAAATCCGTGATGTTGATCTTTTCAATAAACCGGAAGATATTGCAGTAATGAATCCATACGGCCAAGTTCCAATTTTAGTGGAACGTGACCTGATTTTATATGAATCAAATATCATCAATGAATATATTGATGAGCGGTTCCCGCACCCGCAGCTTATGCCATCGGATCCAGCACAGCGCGCGCGCGCTCGTCTTTTTCTATTCAACTTTGAAAAAGAATTGTTCGTGCATGTGATCACGCTTGAGACCGCTAAAGGCCGCTCAACCGAAAAAATTCATGAAAAAGCACGTCATGCCATTCGTGATCGGTTGACCCAATTAGCGCCGATTTTTGTTAAAAACAAATACATGCTAGGCGAAGAGTTTTCAATGTTGGACGTAGCAATTGCGCCATTGCTATGGCGGCTTGATTATTTTGGCATTGAGCTCTCAAAGAATACAGCGCCACTAATGAAGTACGCTGAGCGGATTTTTAGTCGCCCCGCCTTTATTGAAGCCTTGACCCCTTCTGAAAAGGTAATGCGTCGTTAA
- a CDS encoding cytochrome c1, whose protein sequence is MKTLVSILVLAVIAVTSVMANEQTIPLDRAPDRTRDLAALQRGARLFVNYCLNCHSANQMRYSRLRDIGISAPEVESNLLFTTDKVGNMMHIAMRVDDAKAWFGTDAPDLSLIARARGRDWLYTYLRNFYRDDSRPTGWNNRLFENVAMPHVLWRLQGQRVLQSQEESSVPDTILEFSGYRQLTSGTLSAIDYDSAVADLVAYLSWMAEPVQQQRRRLGVWVILFLSVLSLFAWRLNVNYWKDVK, encoded by the coding sequence ATGAAAACATTGGTCTCAATATTGGTATTGGCTGTGATTGCCGTGACTTCAGTTATGGCAAATGAGCAAACCATCCCGCTTGATCGAGCCCCAGATCGCACCCGGGACCTAGCGGCTTTACAGCGTGGCGCTCGGCTTTTTGTCAACTACTGCTTAAATTGCCATAGTGCGAACCAAATGCGCTATAGTCGGTTGCGGGATATTGGTATTTCCGCACCAGAGGTTGAAAGCAATTTACTCTTCACCACGGATAAAGTGGGCAATATGATGCATATCGCCATGCGTGTAGACGATGCTAAAGCGTGGTTTGGCACGGATGCGCCGGACTTATCCTTGATCGCTCGTGCGCGTGGGCGTGATTGGCTATATACCTATTTAAGAAATTTTTACCGGGATGATAGTCGGCCTACGGGCTGGAACAATCGGCTCTTTGAGAACGTTGCGATGCCGCATGTATTGTGGCGGCTACAAGGCCAGCGCGTACTGCAAAGCCAAGAGGAAAGTAGCGTACCTGATACTATCTTAGAGTTTTCTGGTTATCGGCAACTCACCTCGGGCACTTTATCTGCCATCGATTATGATTCAGCCGTGGCTGATTTGGTCGCCTATTTAAGTTGGATGGCGGAGCCTGTGCAACAGCAGCGTAGGCGGCTTGGCGTATGGGTTATATTGTTTTTGAGCGTGCTCAGCCTTTTCGCTTGGCGCTTGAATGTAAACTATTGGAAAGACGTTAAATAG
- a CDS encoding NACHT domain-containing protein, whose amino-acid sequence MEHIGRALGNTFRSTTATRKVADDYHQQALAYQKQGNETKAEEQFRQALAMGQEAQRINPKKSKVYRTLAVITLDYADLLERQHRTTEAKDAYQQAQEYADEAHKLEPKHPKAQDLLRTVNSQRSQFLRAEGQTAQADNLEGKIVVQNCQGTINAPVHGKNNTVNVHYYSPDKELLPQIQEMHTAVGELKTAYLDRFKEQQALELRWKKEPLAILGRNIEEEYFTAWEEPGEIQDGLAMYVAPQATTLTDKDTLFDLDEAVTAFLTQGNDSGQKTQVLLLCGEAGSGKSTFNRHLARRLWQDYSKASGERPIPLYISLPTIDRPNKNLIGQYLSDKCGFSPEQIDALRASQSFILILDGYDEIPAEQRNLYADEKLDQWQAKILLSCRPEYLTDGYKNHLQPRGRSRVLLEYQLAPFSEQSVETYIHQYVKHTQAQWSAEDYQDRLAQIPNVKELLGTPFLLKMALSVLPTLEKPRPAQRALTRIKLYEQFVQTWFERSLARLDAIQSKLMETEQKAFRGLKDEGFIEHSQTFNTQFALEMSKAQTTVAEYSPIASLGKLQDKRYKTFLSNKDEAKNLLRFSALLTRQQQQYRFIHKSIQDYLVARAIWEELENFPGSESSNRSTPLNWVEQVRVLWEGLSPSVQVDATALLNTFNVVEDLAIQRFLVERVQQNGGLLKPLLAWIKASTRQNSVSMAAANAITILIKAGVQFHEADLKGVQIPGADLSFGVFDSAQLQGADLRQVNFRNSWLRDADLSAAKMAGVQFGEWAYLQEESEAISCAYSPDGNNCAVGLYNGTISIYLTSNWEKIYTLEGHIDSVRSVMYSPNGSQIASGSDDKTVRLWNAQSGVVAYTLEGHTLGVTSVVYSLSGSQIASGSADKTVRLWDTESGAAVHTLKGHTDWVTSVMYSPNGLQVASSSRDKTVRLWGTPSGAAGHTLEGHTDWVTSVVYSPSGLQLASGSWDKTVRLWDTESSASVHTLGGHTAPVTSVVYSPSGSQIASGSEDTTVRLWSAESGVAAHTLEGHTKGVTSVAYSPGGSQIASASNDKMVRLWDTESGLAGHTLEGHTKGVTSVAYSPSGSQIASGSFDNTVRLWSAESGMAVHTLEGHIASVTSVVYSPGGSQLASGGWDSTVRLWDVESGVSGHILEGHTHFVTSVVYSPSGLQIASGSWDDTVRLWEVASGDCLRVIQEFRGTVYSVAWKAMPEGSYLLTGSGDKIVRQWSIREGDEEWVRLIWMSPHAGLTVEGALIEGVEGLSEVNRALLTQRGANDGVVLSDLA is encoded by the coding sequence ATGGAACACATAGGACGTGCGCTCGGGAACACATTTAGGAGTACCACAGCGACCCGAAAAGTGGCCGATGATTATCATCAGCAAGCGCTAGCGTATCAAAAGCAAGGGAATGAGACTAAAGCGGAAGAGCAATTCCGGCAAGCGCTGGCGATGGGCCAAGAAGCACAGCGGATCAACCCTAAAAAATCAAAAGTATATCGAACCTTGGCGGTTATTACTCTTGATTATGCTGACTTGCTGGAAAGGCAGCATCGCACCACTGAGGCTAAAGATGCCTATCAGCAAGCCCAAGAATACGCGGATGAAGCCCATAAGTTAGAGCCGAAGCATCCCAAAGCGCAAGATTTGTTGAGGACTGTTAATTCTCAGCGCAGCCAATTTTTACGTGCTGAGGGACAAACGGCTCAAGCGGATAATCTCGAAGGAAAGATTGTCGTACAAAACTGCCAAGGTACGATTAATGCTCCAGTCCATGGCAAGAATAACACGGTCAACGTGCATTATTACTCACCGGATAAAGAGCTTCTGCCTCAAATCCAAGAAATGCATACCGCTGTTGGCGAATTAAAAACCGCCTATCTAGATCGTTTTAAAGAGCAGCAAGCGCTAGAGCTACGCTGGAAGAAAGAACCGTTGGCCATCTTAGGCCGCAATATCGAAGAAGAATATTTCACCGCATGGGAAGAACCTGGAGAAATTCAGGACGGGCTGGCGATGTATGTCGCGCCACAGGCGACGACCCTCACAGATAAAGACACCCTTTTCGATTTAGACGAAGCGGTAACGGCCTTTTTAACGCAAGGTAATGATTCTGGACAGAAAACTCAGGTGCTGTTGTTGTGCGGTGAAGCGGGGTCAGGTAAATCGACTTTTAATCGCCATTTAGCACGCCGCTTATGGCAAGACTATAGTAAAGCTTCAGGCGAGCGACCGATCCCACTGTATATCTCTTTGCCGACTATAGATAGGCCCAACAAGAACTTGATCGGCCAGTATTTATCGGATAAATGCGGTTTTTCGCCAGAGCAGATCGACGCGTTGCGGGCAAGTCAAAGCTTTATTTTAATCTTAGATGGCTATGATGAAATTCCTGCGGAACAACGAAATTTATACGCGGATGAAAAACTAGATCAATGGCAAGCAAAAATCTTACTGAGTTGTCGGCCTGAGTATTTAACGGACGGCTATAAAAACCATCTGCAACCGCGAGGTCGTTCCCGTGTGCTGCTGGAGTATCAGCTCGCACCGTTTTCAGAACAGTCGGTCGAAACCTATATTCATCAATATGTTAAGCATACGCAAGCTCAATGGAGCGCTGAAGACTATCAAGACAGATTGGCGCAGATTCCAAATGTGAAAGAATTATTGGGCACGCCCTTTTTACTCAAAATGGCCTTAAGCGTGTTGCCTACATTAGAAAAACCTCGGCCCGCTCAAAGGGCTTTAACCCGAATCAAACTCTATGAGCAGTTTGTGCAAACGTGGTTTGAGCGTTCGTTAGCGCGTTTAGATGCGATTCAGTCTAAATTGATGGAGACGGAGCAGAAGGCTTTCCGCGGTTTAAAAGATGAAGGCTTTATTGAGCATAGCCAAACATTTAATACTCAGTTTGCGCTGGAGATGTCAAAGGCCCAAACCACGGTAGCGGAATATTCCCCGATTGCTAGCCTAGGGAAGCTGCAGGATAAACGATATAAGACATTTCTGAGCAATAAGGATGAGGCAAAGAATTTACTGCGTTTTAGCGCTTTGTTGACTCGCCAGCAACAGCAATATCGCTTTATTCATAAATCAATCCAGGATTATTTAGTGGCGCGTGCGATATGGGAAGAGCTAGAAAACTTCCCGGGATCGGAGTCATCGAATCGTTCTACGCCATTAAACTGGGTAGAACAGGTGCGGGTGTTATGGGAAGGGCTCAGCCCTTCTGTTCAAGTGGATGCTACGGCCTTATTGAATACCTTCAATGTTGTGGAGGATTTAGCAATCCAGCGGTTTTTGGTCGAGCGAGTGCAACAAAATGGAGGGTTGCTGAAACCGCTGCTGGCGTGGATCAAAGCGTCAACGCGCCAGAATAGCGTGAGTATGGCTGCGGCGAATGCAATCACGATCCTGATTAAAGCTGGAGTGCAGTTCCATGAAGCGGATTTAAAAGGCGTCCAGATACCCGGGGCAGATCTGAGCTTTGGGGTATTCGATTCAGCGCAGTTGCAAGGGGCGGATTTAAGGCAGGTCAATTTTAGGAATAGTTGGCTTCGCGATGCGGATTTAAGCGCAGCCAAGATGGCTGGGGTGCAGTTTGGCGAATGGGCTTATCTCCAGGAAGAGAGCGAAGCGATTTCCTGCGCGTATTCTCCGGATGGGAACAACTGTGCGGTAGGGCTTTATAACGGCACAATCAGCATCTATTTGACCTCGAATTGGGAAAAAATCTACACCTTAGAAGGGCATATAGACTCTGTCAGGAGCGTAATGTATTCGCCGAACGGCTCGCAGATCGCCTCGGGAAGTGATGACAAGACGGTGCGACTGTGGAATGCGCAAAGTGGGGTAGTTGCGTACACCTTAGAGGGACATACCTTAGGTGTTACTAGTGTTGTGTATTCGCTGAGCGGTTCGCAGATCGCCTCGGGGAGTGCGGACAAAACGGTGCGCCTGTGGGACACGGAAAGCGGCGCGGCAGTGCATACCTTAAAAGGACATACCGACTGGGTTACTAGCGTGATGTATTCGCCAAATGGCTTGCAGGTCGCCTCGAGCAGTAGGGACAAAACGGTGCGTCTGTGGGGTACGCCAAGCGGCGCAGCTGGTCATACCTTAGAGGGGCATACCGACTGGGTTACGAGCGTGGTGTATTCGCCGAGCGGCTTGCAGCTTGCCTCGGGGAGTTGGGACAAGACGGTGCGTCTGTGGGACACGGAAAGCAGCGCGTCTGTCCACACCTTAGGCGGACATACCGCCCCTGTTACGAGCGTGGTGTATTCGCCGAGCGGCTCGCAGATCGCTTCAGGGAGTGAGGACACTACAGTGCGTCTATGGAGCGCGGAAAGCGGAGTGGCAGCGCACACCTTAGAAGGACATACCAAGGGCGTTACTAGTGTGGCGTATTCGCCGGGCGGCTCGCAGATCGCATCGGCGAGTAATGACAAGATGGTGCGTCTGTGGGATACGGAAAGCGGATTAGCTGGTCACACCTTAGAAGGACATACCAAGGGCGTTACTAGTGTGGCGTATTCGCCGAGCGGTTCGCAGATCGCCTCGGGGAGTTTTGACAATACAGTGCGTCTGTGGAGCGCGGAAAGCGGAATGGCAGTGCACACCTTAGAAGGACATATCGCTTCTGTTACTAGCGTGGTGTATTCGCCGGGCGGCTCGCAGCTTGCCTCGGGGGGATGGGATAGTACGGTACGTCTGTGGGACGTGGAAAGCGGAGTGTCTGGCCACATTTTAGAAGGACATACTCACTTTGTTACTAGCGTGGTGTATTCGCCGAGCGGTTTACAGATCGCTTCGGGAAGTTGGGACGATACGGTGCGTCTGTGGGAGGTTGCTTCAGGTGATTGTCTAAGGGTGATTCAAGAGTTTAGAGGGACTGTCTATAGCGTAGCCTGGAAAGCGATGCCGGAGGGTTCCTATCTGTTGACTGGCAGTGGCGATAAGATAGTTCGTCAGTGGTCAATAAGAGAGGGGGATGAAGAGTGGGTTCGTCTGATCTGGATGTCACCGCATGCTGGGTTAACAGTGGAGGGTGCATTAATAGAAGGCGTGGAAGGCTTAAGTGAGGTAAATCGAGCGCTGTTGACGCAGAGGGGCGCCAATGATGGAGTTGTATTGTCAGATTTAGCTTGA
- a CDS encoding ClpXP protease specificity-enhancing factor, translating to MQQAISTKPYLLRALYEWCTDNSYTPHVVVSVDNHVQVPREFVRDGKIVLNISFSATEGLLMRNDWIEFNARFSGRAHKIEIPVDNVLAIYALENGQGMAFPLEASSAEQTAGAPSTGSADLSVVSNELPPGASLVQEKPRESSGKKKSGRPHLKLVK from the coding sequence ATGCAGCAAGCTATATCAACGAAACCTTATCTACTGCGTGCCCTGTATGAGTGGTGCACCGACAATAGTTACACGCCGCATGTCGTGGTGAGCGTGGATAATCACGTTCAGGTTCCGCGTGAATTTGTCCGTGACGGTAAAATTGTGCTCAATATCAGTTTTAGCGCAACAGAAGGCTTGCTCATGCGCAATGATTGGATTGAGTTCAACGCTCGCTTCTCCGGCCGTGCGCATAAGATAGAAATACCCGTTGATAATGTGCTGGCGATTTACGCATTGGAAAATGGCCAGGGCATGGCTTTCCCGCTAGAGGCGTCCTCAGCGGAGCAGACAGCCGGTGCGCCTAGTACGGGAAGTGCTGATTTATCCGTTGTGTCGAACGAACTACCACCCGGTGCAAGTTTAGTTCAGGAAAAACCAAGGGAGAGCAGTGGCAAGAAGAAAAGCGGGCGGCCACACCTTAAGCTTGTTAAGTAA